The Stigmatella aurantiaca DW4/3-1 genome contains the following window.
CGGGCTCCGAAGAAAGAGGACGGGAGCGCCGTTGTGCACCTTCGGGGCCAGAGCGCGCTTCAGAGGGGAACGATCGAGCGCCGTGGCCAGGGAGCCATACTTCTGCGTCCGCCCGCCCGCACCCCTGGGGGCTCAGTGGTGGAAAGCATGGTGTCGGCATCGATGTACCGCATGATGCCTGGTGAGCGAGGCTTTCTCAGGAACTGAGCAAGACATCTCGGCCTCGTTCGACAGCAGAGGTCTAGGTGAGACAAATGCCCTGAAATGGATAGAGGGGTTGATGCTGGCGCGAAGCGCCTCTGCGTGAATGCCCAGGCCCTCAAGAGTCTGAGGACTCAATCGACTCCTGAAGATCTTCTGCGGAAGGGTATGGGATGAGGTGGAGCTTTCCCATGGCGTCCTTCCAGACTTCGTAGAGCTTTCCGCTGATCTTGACCTGTGTGCCAGACGTGGGTCGAGACTCAGTCAACCACCCGGTGGCCTCTGCCATCCCAACGAAGTCTTGTGCAGCTCGTCCTGCGCGGTTGGCTGGCTCCGTCACATCGCGGAGGTACTCCTGGAACACTGGAAGTTGCTCGGTCGAGGAAAGGAAGTGGAGCGCATACGCGGCGATTTTGAGGGCCGCTTGGGAATCAGAGGATGCTTGTTCCGCCACGCCCTCGATGGCACGGCAGGTTGCCTCGAAGTCAAAATCATCAAGCTGCTTCGTCACGGTCAGGCTCCTTACAACGCAGCGAGTGGCACCAGGACAATTGCGCCCGTCCCGCCACTGAGGGCGACAAAGGCCACGCCAGCTATCAACACGATGGTGCCGCCGACGAGGAGTTCTTCTTGATGGCGTCCGACCCATGCCCTCGCCGTTGCGGTGTCCGGAAAGGTGAGTGGCTGAGCCTCCAGATCCTTGAGGCAGTCCATGTACTCTTCTGGGTGCAGTACTTGTCATGGCCTTTGTCCCCGCGCGTAATGGGATAGGGCGGTGTCGTGTTCCAGCATCGCTTGAAGCAATCCAGGTGCTCTTGGTGGCAGTCACGACTTGCTTCGTTCTGCACATGCCGGGAACTGCCACAGGCAGTCAGGAAGCTGAGAAAGGTCACCGCGCCAAGAGAGCGGATGCTCGAAGCCCAAGCTTTGATGTCCATGCGTTGCCCCGATGTCAGGTGTCCGCGTGTATCCTCGCGCGCTCAGGAGGAGCAGACGAGGATGGAAATCCCAAGGCAGGTGGCCACGGCGCTCACCATCGCGGGCTCGGACAGTGGTGGTGGCGCGGGCATCCAGGCCGATTTGAGCACCTTCGCGTTCCACTGCGTTCATGGCACCAGCGCGCTGACCGCCGTCACCTCTCAGAACACCCAGGGCGTGACCCGCGTGGACGTGATTCCCGCGCCGGCCGTCGCCGCTCAGATCGAAGCCGTGGCCACCGACATCGGCGTGGGGGCGCTCAAGACGGGCATGCTCGTCAATCAGCAGATCATCATCACCGTGGCCCACCAGGTGCGCGTCCTGAAACTCGGCCCGCTCGTGGTGGATCCCGTCATGGTCTCCCGCGCCGGCTCCCAGCTCATCGATGACCACGCCATCGGCTCCCTGCGGGAACTGCTGTTGCCCCTGGCCACCGTCGTCACCCCCAACCGCCACGAGGCGCAGCTCCTCGCGGGCCTGGCCATCCACACCCTCGAGGACATGCGCGAGGCCGCGCGCCGCATCCACCGGCTCGGGCCGAAGGCGGTCCTCGTCAAAGGCGGGGGCATGCCGGGCGCCCTGTGTGGCACCGACATCTGGTTCGATGGGACGCACTTCGAGACACTGAACCTGGGCATCGTGGAGACGCCCAACACCCACGGCACCGGCTGCACCCTGTCCGCGGCCCTCGCGGCTCACCTGGCCCTCGGACGCCCCGCCCTGGACGCCACCCGACGCGCCAAGGCGTATGTCACCGCTGCGCTGCGTCACCCCCTGGCGGTGGGTCGAGGCAATGGCCCCTTCAGCCACTTCTTCGCGCTCGATCGGGGCGAGAACACTGGGTAAAAAAGGACACCCCTTTTGCGTCAGCAGGTCAGGAAAGACCTGTGGTCTCGTGTAAAGCGGGATAGCATTCTGTGGGTATTCGAGTCTCTAAAGGCTTGAAAAGACAGAGAAACCTTAGGCGTCCACCGTCCGTTGGTGAGCAGTCATTGGCCCTGCAATTGCTACAGGGGGCTGGTTCGGAGGTGACGCCATGGTGACGACGGGTCGCGAGAAGTTCATCCCCTACGGATGGAAGCACCCGAACACCTCTCCGTTCGCGGGTCGCATCGTGTCTCACCTGCCCGTGGTGGATCTGGCCCGCGCCTGGGCGCCCGTGAGCGTCGTGAAGACCCTTCGGATCCGGATCCCCCGGGAGCTGGTCTGGCTGGCCGGTGGCGAGGAGCGCGACGGTTACCGCGTGCTGGGCCGCCGCGTCGCCCCGGATGCCGAGCCGGACCGGACGCCGCGGGTTCGATCCTCGAAGCGCGCGCGCTGAGCGTGCTCCCGCGGGGCAGCCCCTTCGCCGCCCCGCGTCTGGCTCGCGTCCTGTGGGGCCCCTGTGGGCGGCCGCTGTCCTAGAACAGCCGCTTCCAGAAGGAGCGCCGGGACGAGATGCGCTCCAGCGCCTCCTGCACCTCTTCGTCGTAGTCGGCGCGGTGGGCAATGTCGCCCAGCGAGATGATGCCGATGAGGTGGTCATCCCGGTCAACCACGGGGATGCGGCGGATCTGCCGCTTGCCCATCATCGCGATGATGCTGAAGAGGTCCTCGTCCGGGTGGACGCACTCCACGTCGTCCGTCATCACGTCCCCGGCGCGGAGCTGCTCCGGGCTCTTGTGGCCCGTGAAGGCGCGGATGACCAGGTCCCGGTCCGTGACGATGCCGATCAGCGCGTTCGTCCCGTCCACGATGGGGACCGCGCCGCAATCCTCGTCCTTCATCAACTGCGCCACCTCACGCAAGGAGCTGTCCCGGCGCAGCGTCTTCACCCCGCGCGTCATGATCTCCCGGGCGGTGAGGGGCTCGCGGTGCCAGCGGCGGCCCGCGGTGGGCTGCCCCGCGGCCGAGGGCGTCCATCCGCCCACGTTCACGCCCGCGCCCGGACGGCCCGGGCTGGCCTGCCCCATCCCCAGCAGCGGATCATACCGGCCGGTGGAGGGCTGGCCTTGCGCACCGGAAGGGCCCGCGTAGCTGGAGGGCGCATCCGGGTGGGGGGTGCCATACGCCAGGCCCTGGGGGCTCGAATACTGGCCTCGGTCCTCGCGCAGGCGCCCCTGCTCGCCGCCGTAGCCGGTGCGGTCCCAGGGGCGGTAGTTCTCCTCGCCCGGATCCCGGCGCAGCTCCAGCGAGTAGCGCACGTCCTGCTGGCCCATGCGCGGCCCACGGCCCGTGCCGGTGGCGGAGCGGTCGTCCCGGTCATCCTGGCCGTAGGGGCCCGCCGGGGGGCCGCCGTAGCCGAGCTCTCGCGGGTTGCTGGGCCCCTCCGTGCTGGTGCGCGGCTGGGCCATGCGCATCGCGGCG
Protein-coding sequences here:
- a CDS encoding CBS domain-containing protein, with protein sequence MADRRLDNGRDDARTQRTVPSNGTGAVHDTDVSTRSAEEAPPGSRERAESNISGYAPERDEEYAQRQGRFHRAAAMRMAQPRTSTEGPSNPRELGYGGPPAGPYGQDDRDDRSATGTGRGPRMGQQDVRYSLELRRDPGEENYRPWDRTGYGGEQGRLREDRGQYSSPQGLAYGTPHPDAPSSYAGPSGAQGQPSTGRYDPLLGMGQASPGRPGAGVNVGGWTPSAAGQPTAGRRWHREPLTAREIMTRGVKTLRRDSSLREVAQLMKDEDCGAVPIVDGTNALIGIVTDRDLVIRAFTGHKSPEQLRAGDVMTDDVECVHPDEDLFSIIAMMGKRQIRRIPVVDRDDHLIGIISLGDIAHRADYDEEVQEALERISSRRSFWKRLF
- the thiD gene encoding bifunctional hydroxymethylpyrimidine kinase/phosphomethylpyrimidine kinase translates to MEIPRQVATALTIAGSDSGGGAGIQADLSTFAFHCVHGTSALTAVTSQNTQGVTRVDVIPAPAVAAQIEAVATDIGVGALKTGMLVNQQIIITVAHQVRVLKLGPLVVDPVMVSRAGSQLIDDHAIGSLRELLLPLATVVTPNRHEAQLLAGLAIHTLEDMREAARRIHRLGPKAVLVKGGGMPGALCGTDIWFDGTHFETLNLGIVETPNTHGTGCTLSAALAAHLALGRPALDATRRAKAYVTAALRHPLAVGRGNGPFSHFFALDRGENTG